A window of the Bacteroides thetaiotaomicron VPI-5482 genome harbors these coding sequences:
- a CDS encoding DGQHR domain-containing protein — MNEKINIKKLKSSWTKYDIVKLIDITADNDLEPYIVGLKAIDTPVLKGFLGINHLSDELPSFWKEIQNYPKQVRLFAFVAAVSMHYSLLKLLARFSSKSSMTGTYKYEPNTKVSTNLRSALVLSGAALQNYRREKEVPYTLATLFEDGNVGLLAKELFINRLCVIGYNEAELVADQELFWEACDKSFIIDALSLDKEQFKKWTLGESLDPKKDVFSISNLKVYSRLPMLRVNQWMNEWDDINFNSEELRRKPKPYFYTFSIDARLLKRLSDVHRRNSEDRTSIQRKKSDARVKEITNYIEGGFPWSTLTREQQRTVEHAKLKMPGLLPTAIIINILSPNEKRNGKILEARNCLTIDDRLKDQDAWENAKEVPFPILNIPEGVFSDDWNPELKPIEIIDGQHRLWAFEDNQNFNGNYELPVIAFDNLDRAWQAYLFYTINIKPVKINTSLGFDLYPMLRTQSWLEASKDGILAYRESRAQELVEALWVSPLSVWHNRINMIGESGGPSMSQAAFVRTFINSFFRQTKGLYSSNLVKTELQVLNWNRAQQAAFIFLIWESIENSLSNNSDLHWANKLREINHSDEIEYDQAFVSKESFLSRDQGVRAVMVYANDFFYTLMDESIFNLNVFLWEAGIDDLSINDESLQMAIQLFKRNELFMNYLHQFAELVVKIDWRTPSAPFDREEDRRNQLIYKGSGGYTEFQKALKAVFEAETSDLLKEVVSKMS; from the coding sequence ATGAATGAGAAAATAAATATCAAAAAGTTAAAGTCATCATGGACAAAGTATGATATTGTCAAGTTGATAGATATAACAGCAGATAATGACTTGGAACCATACATTGTAGGTTTAAAGGCAATTGATACTCCTGTTCTAAAAGGATTTCTTGGCATTAATCATTTGTCCGATGAATTACCTTCTTTTTGGAAAGAGATACAGAACTACCCTAAACAAGTTAGGCTATTTGCTTTTGTAGCAGCGGTATCTATGCATTATTCTTTGCTCAAATTATTAGCTCGATTTTCTTCAAAATCATCCATGACTGGCACTTACAAATATGAACCTAATACAAAGGTTTCGACAAACCTAAGAAGTGCTTTGGTCTTGTCAGGTGCAGCTTTACAAAATTATAGAAGAGAAAAAGAAGTACCGTACACATTAGCTACCTTATTTGAAGATGGTAATGTAGGATTATTAGCTAAAGAATTATTCATAAATAGGCTATGCGTTATTGGGTACAATGAGGCAGAGCTAGTAGCAGATCAAGAATTGTTTTGGGAAGCTTGTGACAAGTCATTTATTATTGATGCTTTATCCTTAGATAAGGAACAGTTTAAGAAATGGACTTTAGGTGAATCATTAGACCCTAAAAAAGACGTTTTTTCCATTAGTAATTTGAAGGTTTATTCTCGATTACCTATGCTTAGGGTTAACCAATGGATGAATGAATGGGATGATATAAATTTTAATTCAGAGGAATTGAGGAGAAAACCTAAACCGTACTTTTATACTTTTAGCATAGATGCTCGTCTTTTAAAACGACTATCTGATGTTCATAGGAGGAATAGTGAAGATAGGACATCCATTCAAAGAAAAAAGAGCGATGCTCGTGTAAAGGAAATAACAAATTATATTGAAGGAGGGTTCCCATGGTCAACTTTGACTAGAGAACAGCAAAGAACAGTAGAGCATGCTAAATTAAAAATGCCAGGATTGCTTCCTACTGCTATCATTATTAATATTCTTTCTCCTAATGAAAAAAGGAATGGGAAAATACTAGAAGCTAGAAATTGTCTCACAATAGATGACAGGTTGAAAGATCAAGATGCTTGGGAAAATGCTAAAGAAGTTCCTTTCCCAATATTAAATATTCCAGAAGGTGTATTTAGTGATGACTGGAATCCAGAACTTAAGCCTATAGAGATAATTGATGGACAGCATCGATTATGGGCATTTGAAGATAATCAAAATTTTAATGGTAACTATGAGTTGCCAGTAATAGCGTTTGATAATCTTGATAGAGCTTGGCAGGCTTATCTTTTTTATACTATAAATATAAAACCAGTAAAAATAAATACGAGCTTAGGATTTGATTTGTACCCTATGCTAAGAACACAAAGTTGGTTAGAAGCGTCGAAAGATGGAATTCTCGCTTATCGTGAAAGTCGGGCTCAGGAATTAGTAGAAGCCTTGTGGGTATCACCACTGAGTGTTTGGCACAATCGCATAAATATGATTGGAGAAAGTGGAGGTCCCTCTATGTCTCAAGCAGCTTTTGTTAGAACTTTTATAAATTCTTTTTTTAGACAAACAAAAGGACTGTATTCATCTAATCTAGTAAAAACCGAGTTACAAGTTCTCAATTGGAATAGAGCACAGCAGGCAGCTTTTATTTTCTTGATATGGGAGAGTATAGAAAACTCTTTATCAAACAATAGTGATTTACATTGGGCTAATAAACTAAGAGAAATAAACCATTCAGATGAAATCGAGTATGATCAAGCATTTGTGAGTAAAGAATCTTTTTTATCTAGAGATCAAGGGGTTCGTGCTGTCATGGTATATGCTAATGATTTTTTCTATACTTTAATGGATGAATCTATTTTCAATTTGAATGTATTTTTATGGGAGGCAGGCATAGATGACTTGTCTATTAATGATGAATCACTTCAAATGGCAATACAGTTATTTAAGAGAAATGAGTTGTTTATGAATTATTTGCACCAGTTCGCTGAACTTGTTGTAAAAATAGATTGGAGAACGCCTAGTGCTCCTTTTGACAGAGAAGAAGACAGAAGAAATCAATTGATATATAAAGGTAGTGGAGGATATACGGAATTTCAAAAAGCTTTGAAAGCTGTTTTCGAAGCAGAAACAAGTGATTTATTGAAGGAAGTTGTATCAAAAATGAGTTAG
- the tnpB gene encoding IS66 family insertion sequence element accessory protein TnpB (TnpB, as the term is used for proteins encoded by IS66 family insertion elements, is considered an accessory protein, since TnpC, encoded by a neighboring gene, is a DDE family transposase.), translated as MFCLNDTMRYFLCPGKTDMRKGMNSLCGVVHDKMGYDVRLGDVFIFINRQRTTMKLLHAEDGGLVLYIKRLEEGTFRLPSYDKESKSYPMQWRDLVLMVEGINDEPSKRLKRLKALRKSDMQY; from the coding sequence ATGTTTTGCCTGAATGACACGATGCGCTACTTTCTCTGTCCGGGTAAGACAGATATGCGTAAAGGTATGAACTCATTATGCGGGGTTGTTCATGATAAAATGGGATATGATGTCCGTTTAGGTGATGTGTTTATCTTTATCAACCGCCAGCGCACTACAATGAAACTGCTACACGCGGAAGATGGCGGACTGGTTTTGTACATAAAACGACTTGAAGAAGGCACTTTCCGCCTTCCCTCTTATGACAAAGAAAGCAAGTCGTACCCTATGCAGTGGCGTGACCTGGTTCTGATGGTAGAGGGAATCAACGACGAACCTTCCAAAAGGCTCAAACGTCTGAAAGCGTTACGAAAAAGTGACATGCAGTACTGA
- a CDS encoding IS66 family insertion sequence element accessory protein TnpA → MQKMSKEEFIEILSRQQRSGLTIKDFCINEAYTESSFYYWKGKFGLSRRYHMDRHSSSLEEFAPVSLTSSPASHSACDSGAIQTGEIRIEFPGGIIAHFSGMAESQAAMQLLTQLCNRHVLPE, encoded by the coding sequence ATGCAAAAAATGAGTAAAGAAGAATTCATTGAAATCCTGTCTCGTCAACAGCGTAGCGGTTTGACGATAAAAGACTTCTGTATAAATGAAGCCTATACCGAATCAAGCTTTTACTATTGGAAAGGAAAGTTTGGCCTATCGAGGCGTTATCATATGGATAGGCATTCTTCCTCTTTAGAGGAGTTTGCACCGGTTAGCCTCACCTCTTCACCTGCTTCCCACTCTGCCTGTGATAGTGGCGCTATACAAACGGGTGAGATCCGGATAGAGTTCCCCGGTGGTATTATCGCCCACTTCAGTGGTATGGCTGAATCCCAGGCGGCCATGCAATTGCTCACTCAACTCTGCAATCGCCATGTTTTGCCTGAATGA
- a CDS encoding IS66 family insertion sequence element accessory protein TnpA, with translation MRKMSKEEFLEILSRQQRSGLTIKDFCVNEAYTESSFYYWKGKFGLSRPYHGERSSSGEFAPINLTSPSTSNPSYDRVAMGSGEIQIEFPGGIIARFSGMAESHAAMQLLTQIYGHHVLPE, from the coding sequence ATGCGAAAAATGAGCAAAGAAGAATTCTTAGAAATTCTATCCCGTCAGCAACGAAGCGGTTTGACGATAAAAGACTTCTGTGTCAATGAAGCCTATACCGAATCTAGTTTTTATTATTGGAAAGGAAAGTTTGGTCTCTCACGACCTTATCATGGGGAAAGATCCTCTTCCGGAGAGTTCGCTCCTATCAATTTGACCTCCCCGTCCACATCCAACCCGTCTTATGATAGAGTAGCTATGGGATCCGGGGAGATTCAAATAGAGTTTCCTGGTGGCATAATAGCCCGCTTCAGTGGTATGGCTGAATCCCATGCCGCCATGCAATTACTCACTCAAATTTACGGTCATCATGTTTTGCCTGAATGA
- the tnpB gene encoding IS66 family insertion sequence element accessory protein TnpB (TnpB, as the term is used for proteins encoded by IS66 family insertion elements, is considered an accessory protein, since TnpC, encoded by a neighboring gene, is a DDE family transposase.) has product MFCLNDTMRYFLCPGKTDMRKGMNSLCGVIHNKMGYDVRLGDVFIFINRQRTTMKLLHAEDGDLVLYIKRLEEGTFRLPEYDQQSRSYPMEWRDLVMMVKGINNGSAKRLKRLKALRKSDI; this is encoded by the coding sequence ATGTTTTGCCTGAATGATACGATGCGATATTTCCTTTGCCCGGGTAAGACAGATATGCGCAAAGGCATGAATTCATTATGTGGAGTCATTCATAACAAGATGGGCTACGACGTCCGTTTAGGTGACGTATTCATTTTCATAAACCGGCAGCGGACCACGATGAAACTTCTGCATGCGGAAGATGGCGATCTTGTCTTGTATATAAAAAGGCTGGAGGAAGGAACCTTCCGCTTGCCCGAATATGATCAGCAAAGCAGATCATACCCCATGGAGTGGCGTGATCTGGTCATGATGGTGAAAGGAATCAATAACGGATCCGCTAAGAGGCTCAAGCGATTGAAGGCGTTACGAAAAAGTGATATATAA
- a CDS encoding IS66-like element ISBthe5 family transposase, which translates to MTRTETLELLVATLQQTNASQSESIRQLTRQNEQLQNKLDELLAQVAWLNRQLFGRKSEKLSRLDPNQLSLFEQPVQSLEPEPLEETVVEQTTTPMVTKKKERQNRKLLEGLPVVEVVIEPQDLDLTKYKRIGEEHTRTLEFEPGKLYVKEIIRPKYGLKDNTALPQEYQDGIVIADLPLLPIYKGLPGASLLAEILLQKYEYHVPFYRQIREFHHLGLKIPENTLHGWFKPACELLKPLYDELKKQVLAVDYIQVDETTLPIINKQSHKAVREYLWMVRAVTSGLVFFHYDDGSRSQETARNLLEPFKGYLQSDGYAAYNVFEGKERVCLVGCLVHIRRHYETAKEENKSQAKYVLAKIQELYRIEQAADIQGISPEMRMSKRQKQALPILDELEQWMETTYPKVLPKSQMGQAIAYAYTLWPRMRNYLKDGKLKIDNNLAENAIRPIALSRKNFLFCGNHEAAENTDVICSLLASCKASQVNPREWLTEIIAWLPYYTRDKGKDLKELLPNYWKLRRSKEI; encoded by the coding sequence ATGACTCGGACAGAAACATTAGAACTTTTGGTAGCCACACTCCAACAGACTAACGCCAGTCAGTCTGAGTCCATCAGACAGCTGACCCGGCAGAATGAACAGTTACAAAACAAACTGGATGAACTGCTGGCTCAGGTAGCATGGCTGAACCGACAACTTTTTGGTCGTAAGAGTGAAAAGTTATCCCGTCTAGACCCAAATCAGCTATCCCTGTTTGAACAGCCGGTCCAATCCTTAGAACCGGAACCTTTGGAAGAAACTGTAGTTGAACAAACTACAACACCTATGGTTACTAAAAAGAAAGAACGGCAGAACCGTAAACTGTTGGAAGGACTTCCGGTTGTGGAAGTTGTCATAGAACCGCAAGACCTGGATCTTACAAAGTATAAACGGATTGGCGAGGAACATACACGTACACTTGAGTTTGAACCGGGTAAATTATATGTAAAGGAAATCATACGTCCCAAATATGGACTGAAAGACAATACCGCTTTACCCCAGGAATATCAGGATGGTATCGTAATAGCCGATCTTCCACTGTTGCCTATTTATAAGGGACTTCCGGGTGCCAGTCTGCTGGCAGAAATTCTCCTGCAAAAGTATGAGTATCACGTTCCATTCTACCGTCAGATACGGGAGTTCCATCACTTAGGTTTGAAAATCCCGGAAAACACGCTTCATGGCTGGTTCAAACCCGCCTGTGAGCTGCTAAAGCCTTTGTATGATGAACTCAAGAAGCAGGTATTGGCAGTCGATTACATCCAGGTGGATGAAACCACATTGCCTATCATCAACAAGCAAAGCCACAAAGCTGTCAGGGAATATCTGTGGATGGTCAGGGCGGTAACCAGCGGATTAGTATTCTTTCATTATGATGACGGTTCCCGTTCACAGGAAACGGCACGGAACTTATTGGAACCATTTAAAGGATATCTTCAAAGTGACGGTTATGCGGCCTACAACGTCTTTGAAGGTAAGGAAAGGGTGTGCCTTGTGGGTTGCCTTGTCCATATCAGGCGTCACTATGAGACCGCCAAAGAGGAAAATAAGTCTCAGGCTAAGTACGTTCTGGCCAAAATACAGGAACTCTACCGGATAGAGCAGGCGGCCGACATACAGGGAATATCCCCTGAAATGCGAATGTCAAAAAGGCAGAAACAGGCTCTTCCTATTCTTGACGAGCTGGAACAATGGATGGAAACAACCTATCCGAAAGTGCTTCCTAAAAGCCAGATGGGACAAGCCATTGCCTATGCCTATACCCTTTGGCCACGCATGAGAAATTACCTCAAAGACGGCAAGCTCAAAATTGATAATAATCTGGCTGAAAATGCAATCCGCCCAATAGCTTTATCGAGAAAAAACTTCTTGTTTTGTGGAAATCATGAAGCGGCGGAAAACACAGATGTCATCTGTTCATTATTGGCATCATGTAAAGCATCTCAAGTTAACCCTAGAGAATGGCTTACCGAAATAATTGCCTGGTTGCCATATTACACAAGGGATAAGGGAAAAGACCTAAAAGAGTTGCTACCCAATTACTGGAAACTGAGAAGATCCAAAGAAATCTAA
- a CDS encoding IS66-like element ISBthe6 family transposase, whose protein sequence is MTQTETLELLVATLQQANSSQSESIERLTRQNEQLQNKLQELLAQVAWLNRQLFGRKSEKLAHLDPNQLSLFDPPVQPLEHEIPEEAAAQEPVCSTTPKKKVRQNRNMLDGLPVVEIVIEPEGVDPDKYKRIGEERTRTLEFEPGKLYVKEIIRPKYGLKDNISLPQGHQGSVIIAPLPLLPIYKGLPGASLLTEILLQKYEYHVPFYRQVREFHHLGLKISENTLQGWFKPACELLKPLYEELKKQVLKADYIQVDETTLPVINKQNHKAVKEYLWIVRAVMDGLVFFHYDDGSRSQETAWKLLQTFKGYLQSDGYAAYNIFEGKKEVCLVGCLAHIRRHYEVAKEENESLAGYVLAQIQQLYRIEQIADQEELTYEQRMLRRQEQALPILEQLEKWMETAYPKVLPKSRMGQAIAYAYQLWPRMRNYLKDGRLKIDNNLAENAIRPIALSRKNFLFCGNHEAAQNTAIICSLLASCKASNINPREWLTEVIALLPYYAANKEKDLKELLPHCWESGNSKEL, encoded by the coding sequence ATGACTCAGACAGAAACATTAGAACTTTTGGTGGCCACACTCCAGCAGGCTAATAGCTCCCAGTCTGAGTCAATCGAGCGTCTGACCCGGCAGAACGAACAGCTGCAAAATAAGCTTCAGGAACTGCTGGCTCAGGTAGCCTGGTTAAATCGTCAGTTATTCGGCCGTAAGAGCGAGAAATTAGCCCATCTGGATCCGAACCAGCTATCACTGTTCGATCCACCTGTTCAGCCGTTGGAACACGAAATACCGGAAGAAGCCGCAGCCCAAGAACCTGTCTGCTCGACGACTCCCAAAAAGAAAGTGCGTCAGAACCGCAACATGTTGGATGGCCTTCCTGTAGTGGAGATTGTCATAGAACCCGAAGGAGTCGATCCGGATAAATACAAGCGCATAGGCGAGGAACGCACACGTACACTTGAATTTGAACCGGGCAAATTATACGTAAAAGAGATCATACGTCCCAAGTATGGCCTGAAAGACAATATAAGTTTGCCTCAGGGGCATCAGGGCAGTGTTATTATAGCCCCTCTTCCGCTATTGCCTATCTACAAGGGACTTCCCGGTGCCAGCCTGCTCACTGAAATCCTCTTGCAAAAATATGAATATCATGTACCATTCTATCGTCAGGTGCGTGAGTTTCACCATTTAGGCCTGAAGATCTCGGAAAACACGCTTCAGGGGTGGTTCAAACCTGCCTGTGAATTACTTAAACCTCTCTATGAAGAGTTGAAGAAACAGGTATTGAAGGCCGACTATATCCAGGTGGACGAAACGACATTACCGGTTATCAACAAACAGAATCATAAAGCGGTTAAGGAATACTTGTGGATAGTCAGGGCGGTTATGGATGGATTGGTCTTCTTTCATTATGATGACGGTTCCCGCTCACAGGAAACAGCCTGGAAATTATTACAAACCTTCAAAGGATATCTTCAAAGTGACGGCTATGCGGCCTACAACATCTTTGAGGGTAAGAAAGAGGTGTGCCTTGTCGGATGCCTTGCCCACATAAGGCGACATTACGAGGTTGCCAAAGAAGAGAATGAATCCCTGGCCGGATATGTTCTGGCTCAAATACAGCAACTCTATCGGATCGAACAGATTGCCGACCAGGAGGAACTCACTTATGAGCAACGCATGCTTAGAAGACAGGAACAGGCACTTCCCATACTTGAGCAACTGGAAAAATGGATGGAAACAGCCTATCCGAAAGTGCTTCCTAAAAGCCGGATGGGGCAAGCTATCGCTTACGCGTATCAACTTTGGCCACGTATGAGGAATTATCTGAAAGACGGCAGGCTTAAAATAGATAATAATCTGGCCGAAAATGCGATTCGTCCGATAGCCTTATCAAGAAAAAACTTCTTATTTTGTGGAAACCATGAAGCCGCGCAGAACACTGCCATAATCTGTTCGCTCTTGGCATCATGCAAAGCCTCCAACATTAACCCCCGGGAATGGCTCACGGAGGTGATTGCACTATTGCCGTATTATGCAGCCAACAAGGAGAAAGACCTAAAAGAGCTGCTACCCCATTGCTGGGAATCGGGAAACTCCAAAGAACTCTAA
- a CDS encoding DNA adenine methylase yields MIDSAKLPHLMKYMGSKRELLDFIISSINDLDIESNWFCDLFSGTSVVGCSLKDEYNVQINDIQIYTSIFANTYLPNINKLINSTELEKIKDRVLFYVDEFYRKYPDLIFDYNSIDNYEKLTKLEIQQQNLIYSNFEIGFHLFVKYYSGTYWSYTQCVWIDSIRAVAEEYKGKSDYYIILSSLIYAMSYTSQSTGHFAQFRDVTESNMHDIMLYRIRDIWTYFEKKFLEILNMVDVEATNRYTITTLDYLDCLRLIERNTIVYADPPYSSVHYSRFYHAIETLIRYDYPNVKYKGRYREDRHQSPFGKKTEVKNAFGKLFKGVKNKNSHLILSYSDNGMITQDEIMEIGNSIMGNQYKGDIQVKEYIHSKMGRSDIHSMGVNELIISYKRQ; encoded by the coding sequence ATGATAGATTCAGCAAAATTGCCACATTTAATGAAATATATGGGATCAAAAAGAGAACTCCTTGATTTCATAATATCATCTATAAATGATTTGGATATTGAATCTAATTGGTTCTGTGATCTTTTCTCTGGAACATCTGTCGTTGGATGCTCGTTAAAAGATGAATATAATGTTCAAATAAATGACATACAGATATATACTTCCATATTTGCCAACACATATTTACCCAATATAAATAAATTAATAAATTCAACCGAGTTAGAAAAGATTAAAGACAGAGTTTTATTTTATGTTGACGAGTTTTATAGAAAGTACCCTGATTTAATCTTTGATTATAATTCGATTGATAATTATGAAAAATTAACTAAGCTTGAAATTCAACAGCAAAACTTGATTTATAGTAATTTTGAAATAGGATTTCATTTATTTGTGAAGTATTATTCTGGTACATATTGGAGCTATACACAATGCGTCTGGATTGATTCTATTCGTGCAGTAGCAGAAGAGTATAAAGGAAAAAGTGATTATTATATCATACTATCATCGTTAATATATGCTATGTCCTACACATCTCAAAGTACTGGACATTTTGCTCAATTTAGGGATGTTACAGAAAGTAATATGCATGATATAATGTTATATCGCATACGAGATATTTGGACTTATTTTGAAAAGAAATTTCTGGAAATATTAAATATGGTAGACGTGGAAGCAACTAACCGATATACTATTACTACATTAGATTATCTTGATTGCTTAAGGTTGATTGAACGAAATACAATTGTATATGCTGATCCTCCTTATAGCTCCGTTCATTATTCAAGATTTTATCATGCTATTGAAACCTTGATAAGGTATGATTATCCGAATGTTAAATATAAAGGTCGATATCGTGAAGATCGACATCAATCTCCTTTCGGGAAAAAAACAGAGGTGAAAAACGCATTTGGTAAGTTATTTAAAGGTGTCAAAAATAAGAACTCACATTTAATACTAAGTTATAGTGATAATGGAATGATTACTCAAGATGAAATTATGGAAATTGGCAACTCTATTATGGGAAATCAATATAAAGGAGATATTCAAGTGAAAGAATATATACATAGTAAAATGGGAAGATCAGATATTCATTCTATGGGAGTTAATGAACTAATCATATCATATAAAAGACAATAA